The Burkholderia cepacia ATCC 25416 genome includes a window with the following:
- a CDS encoding hybrid sensor histidine kinase/response regulator, which yields MPAKLKRLFSHGAVAVRKPFEPGRVRRQQQFLLYGSGAAISAFILVCATLVLLLDVQESLERFRVEFTGRRAELVAEVEIMRALRNRYVEDIELQWANVAENSPGLPGLLAGKHGKQTFVGRKGRIAIAAFADIPPAASANSHLPYLVRYLEGVAVTGVLPPPQPADPGGSAYLIDPNGDFIVAAGHPLVKRALALPAGFDVRALAEQLLPTRNDTAVSTADAAVSTAPAVRRNAIALDRRFDPVLGRSVLRMVQWVRGANGKPVVWFVINSLPLIEGILRSPGAGREYALVDSGGNLLLGGQPDSTMVARALEHARHEAGERAVAHRVGMNFVVSDRIPRSDEVVMATISWRAVLSDIALRASLTVAPALFAIVLLWIAIVMFDRRALRPANRRAIRLIESEALNRTLIRTAPAGLVLLSFVDGEAIVRNDALIAYERDVSGEPLGKRLWRAYRDGAPAGNARARVTRELAVERAGHGTVYLDAHIVRTKYRGIDVLLCTLLDITARKQAEEKLREAREAAEFANKAKSTFLATMSHEIRTPLNAIIGNLELMERAQMTAPLRRRLGTIMSSSDALLRVINDVLDLSKAESNQMALESIPFDLHRVVNDVAAIFRPLADAKNLALTCRIAPDLADGYVGDSTRLRQLVSNLVSNAIKFTKRGGVTIDVRLAQSGPAGRGVEIAVSDTGIGIPEDSMPTLFDVYIQTDASIYRRFGGTGLGLPLCRRIVTLMGGELSVDSRLGEGTVFVAALPLPEAPSGWRDDAPEPGTFAETARGYEAEAEFEGGEEAETDAVADDEEPLKVLVAEDHPASRALLRDQLDALGYDATIVSNGIEAMRAFFERPYDVVLTDLGMPELDGFALANFLREQGARVPVIAMTAHATDEDRRRCAQAGAVEVVLKPLSIETLDAALRRHAGRDTASPAPARGQAPVAPTMTDEVRRTLRDATLHSLAAIDDALASGDADTLRIELHSMRGGFALAGDVDARDACARAEHAMRDGGPEALKRVWDSTVEAVRLALERLSTDDEAGSRVSGK from the coding sequence ATGCCCGCAAAGCTGAAAAGACTTTTCTCGCACGGCGCGGTGGCTGTTCGCAAGCCATTCGAGCCGGGGCGCGTCCGGCGGCAGCAGCAGTTTCTGCTGTATGGCAGCGGCGCGGCGATCTCGGCGTTCATTCTGGTGTGCGCGACGCTGGTTTTGCTGCTCGACGTGCAGGAGTCGCTCGAGCGCTTCCGCGTCGAGTTCACGGGGCGCAGGGCCGAACTCGTTGCCGAGGTGGAGATCATGCGGGCGCTGCGGAATCGCTATGTCGAGGACATCGAGCTGCAGTGGGCCAACGTCGCTGAAAATTCGCCGGGCCTGCCCGGGTTGCTCGCCGGCAAGCACGGCAAGCAGACGTTCGTCGGGCGCAAAGGGCGAATTGCGATCGCCGCATTCGCCGATATCCCGCCGGCCGCATCGGCGAACAGTCACTTGCCTTACCTCGTCCGCTATCTCGAGGGGGTAGCGGTGACGGGCGTCCTGCCGCCGCCGCAACCGGCCGATCCGGGCGGTTCCGCTTATCTGATCGATCCGAACGGAGATTTCATCGTGGCGGCAGGGCATCCGCTCGTGAAGCGGGCGCTTGCACTGCCAGCCGGTTTCGATGTGAGGGCACTGGCCGAGCAACTGCTGCCGACGAGGAACGATACGGCCGTATCGACGGCGGATGCGGCTGTATCGACCGCGCCCGCCGTTCGTCGAAACGCGATTGCGCTGGACCGGCGATTCGATCCGGTGCTCGGGCGCTCCGTGCTGCGGATGGTGCAATGGGTGCGCGGCGCGAACGGCAAGCCGGTCGTCTGGTTCGTCATCAACAGCCTGCCGCTGATAGAGGGGATACTGCGCTCGCCGGGCGCCGGCAGGGAATACGCGCTCGTCGATTCCGGCGGAAACCTTCTGCTCGGCGGGCAACCCGACAGTACGATGGTGGCCCGTGCGCTCGAGCATGCGCGCCACGAGGCCGGCGAGCGAGCGGTCGCACATCGCGTCGGTATGAACTTCGTCGTCAGTGACCGGATACCGAGATCGGACGAGGTGGTGATGGCGACCATCTCATGGCGTGCCGTTCTGAGCGACATAGCCTTGCGCGCGAGCTTGACGGTCGCACCCGCGCTCTTCGCGATCGTGCTGCTGTGGATCGCAATCGTGATGTTCGACCGGCGGGCGCTGCGTCCGGCGAATCGGCGAGCGATTCGCCTGATCGAAAGCGAGGCGCTCAACCGGACGCTGATCCGCACGGCGCCGGCCGGGCTCGTGCTGCTGTCGTTCGTCGACGGCGAAGCCATCGTGCGCAACGACGCGCTGATCGCGTACGAGCGGGACGTGTCGGGCGAGCCGCTCGGCAAGCGGCTGTGGCGCGCGTACCGAGACGGTGCGCCCGCCGGCAACGCGCGTGCGCGCGTGACGCGGGAACTGGCCGTCGAGCGCGCGGGACACGGCACCGTCTATCTCGACGCGCACATCGTGCGCACCAAGTACCGCGGCATCGACGTGCTGCTGTGCACGCTGCTCGACATCACGGCCCGCAAGCAGGCGGAGGAGAAGCTGCGCGAGGCGCGTGAAGCCGCCGAGTTCGCGAACAAGGCGAAGTCGACGTTCCTCGCGACGATGAGCCACGAGATCCGCACGCCGCTCAACGCGATAATCGGCAACCTGGAGCTGATGGAGCGCGCGCAGATGACGGCGCCGCTTCGGCGCCGGCTGGGGACGATCATGTCGTCGTCCGATGCGCTGCTGCGCGTGATCAACGACGTGCTCGACCTGTCGAAGGCCGAGTCGAACCAGATGGCGCTCGAAAGTATCCCGTTCGACCTGCATCGTGTCGTGAACGACGTGGCCGCGATCTTCCGTCCGCTCGCGGATGCGAAAAACCTGGCGCTGACGTGCCGTATTGCCCCGGATCTCGCCGATGGTTACGTGGGCGACTCGACACGGCTGCGGCAACTGGTCTCGAACCTCGTCAGCAATGCGATCAAGTTTACGAAGCGCGGCGGCGTGACGATCGACGTGCGGCTTGCACAGTCGGGCCCGGCCGGTCGTGGCGTCGAAATCGCCGTCAGCGATACGGGCATCGGCATTCCTGAAGACAGCATGCCGACCCTGTTCGATGTCTATATCCAGACCGATGCGTCGATCTACCGGCGCTTTGGCGGTACGGGGCTAGGGCTGCCGCTGTGCCGGCGCATCGTGACGCTGATGGGCGGCGAGTTGAGCGTCGACAGTCGTCTTGGCGAAGGCACGGTTTTCGTGGCGGCGTTGCCGCTGCCCGAAGCGCCGTCCGGCTGGCGAGACGATGCGCCGGAACCCGGGACGTTCGCGGAAACTGCGCGCGGGTACGAAGCGGAGGCCGAATTCGAAGGTGGCGAAGAGGCCGAAACGGACGCGGTGGCCGACGATGAAGAACCGCTGAAAGTACTCGTCGCCGAGGATCATCCGGCAAGCCGGGCGTTGCTGCGCGACCAGCTCGACGCGTTGGGCTACGACGCGACGATCGTTTCCAACGGCATCGAGGCGATGCGCGCGTTCTTCGAGCGTCCGTACGACGTCGTGCTGACCGATCTCGGCATGCCGGAACTCGACGGCTTCGCGCTCGCGAACTTCCTGCGCGAGCAGGGCGCGCGCGTGCCCGTGATCGCGATGACTGCGCATGCGACCGATGAGGATCGCCGGCGCTGTGCACAGGCTGGCGCGGTGGAAGTCGTGCTCAAGCCGCTGTCGATCGAGACGCTCGATGCGGCGTTGCGGAGGCACGCGGGACGCGATACGGCATCGCCCGCGCCGGCCCGCGGGCAAGCGCCCGTCGCGCCCACGATGACCGACGAGGTGCGGCGCACGCTGCGTGATGCGACGCTGCATTCGCTCGCGGCGATCGACGACGCCCTCGCGAGCGGCGACGCCGATACGCTGCGGATCGAACTGCATTCGATGCGCGGTGGCTTTGCGCTGGCGGGCGACGTCGATGCGCGCGATGCATGCGCGCGCGCCGAACACGCGATGCGGGACGGTGGTCCGGAAGCATTGAAGCGCGTGTGGGATTCGACCGTGGAGGCGGTTCGGTTGGCACTCGAACGGCTGTCGACGGACGACGAGGCGGGCTCGCGTGTGTCGGGAAAATAG
- a CDS encoding ATP-binding protein codes for MSQSPLQSLRRYQSISVFGGGIVVTVLVLIACGLGMASIVSGYVEGARRNYLNGLEQTLNEIHVSETSFRNGVANAQLIWQEASDAPAAVVDEFFANDQRIATRPYPSLIVGVPAQTGNRAEVARYLSLSVLLSRICAASSINRGRTLEGYHYSTRTGLLALIPHRDRDDPALVSLESRTRVLDALRVDFERPYPGIADTRPHVRWLAPFIDPVSGQSRIRIAAEARDNGKPFAVLVTEYPPDYLLSWLADYRPEGAFYITTADGRLVTMDPSAHDADRVESLLKLNPWRDGASSSGAPVFRDGFLLFHGKLESTGWTLAYALSWTDIAAGVAHSAGMLGAATLLALMVMWGLLLRFHRREFVPLYTRSQRVFDSEALCRSVIEMAPIGLGLIARDDGRFMLASPALTDMVGRIGGDYHALSSQVADAWQARGDAGGVLHDDLLVGGVEAAHLHLEFIACGARYQGTDVLIAAVADMTAKRQLVQQLEEAVRAADSANAAKSSFLAAMSHEIRTPLNVILGNLELLERSALDATQHDRVHTLRTSATSLLALVSDILDFSKIEAGAMSVESIEFDVIATVERELNAFATIAKAKGVQLFCEIHASSTQQMRGDPTRFAQVLRNLLSNALKFTDVGRVTVRVAVVAERHDTPELSVEVEDTGIGIAAEHRRKLFNAFSQVDTSITRRYGGTGLGLALCDRLVAAMGGRIEVASGPGAGSRFTVLLPLGLDVVALDRPRTARAHRLTLIAAHPGWRDFALPHLRAWGFDVSVYNSPSSLPAGTARRGAVVLFGDSDTWSHADLASLSDCAPLILAIPDGPLEPYRAGGTVRVSSYSLGGLRAALALGGPMRDESGIGAVSGDAPRRDDSPARDSATAEMSCDAAARGSRALRVLVADDETINGSIFSEQLCALGCTATEVGSGHAALELLAGDDWDVLLIGDDLPDMRAHQLAEAARGVDPACDVLVVTSHLTPESMHRCTTAGVRRVLTKPVTLRHLRGALAHARQRRAATPAQEPCAAACPLGSTNHETVLHDK; via the coding sequence ATGTCGCAGAGCCCGCTTCAATCCCTTCGTCGCTACCAGAGCATTTCGGTGTTCGGCGGCGGAATCGTCGTCACCGTCCTTGTCCTGATCGCTTGCGGTCTCGGGATGGCGTCGATCGTCTCGGGTTACGTCGAGGGGGCGCGGCGCAACTACCTGAACGGCCTGGAACAGACGCTCAACGAAATCCACGTGAGCGAAACCTCGTTCCGCAACGGCGTCGCGAACGCGCAACTGATCTGGCAGGAGGCCAGCGACGCGCCGGCGGCCGTCGTCGACGAATTCTTCGCCAACGACCAACGCATCGCGACCCGGCCGTATCCGTCGCTCATCGTCGGTGTGCCGGCGCAAACCGGCAACCGGGCCGAAGTCGCGCGCTATCTGTCGCTGTCGGTGCTGCTGTCGCGCATCTGCGCGGCCAGTTCGATCAATCGCGGGCGTACGCTGGAGGGCTACCACTACAGCACGCGTACGGGATTGCTCGCGCTGATTCCCCATCGGGACCGCGACGATCCGGCACTGGTTTCACTGGAAAGCCGTACGCGCGTGCTGGACGCGTTGCGCGTCGATTTCGAGCGCCCGTATCCTGGCATCGCCGATACGCGCCCGCATGTGCGCTGGCTGGCGCCGTTCATCGATCCCGTGTCGGGGCAGTCGCGTATCCGGATTGCGGCCGAGGCGCGCGACAACGGTAAACCGTTTGCGGTGCTCGTCACCGAATATCCACCCGATTACCTGCTGTCCTGGCTTGCCGACTATCGCCCGGAAGGCGCGTTCTACATCACGACGGCCGATGGCCGGCTCGTCACGATGGATCCGTCGGCGCACGATGCCGATCGCGTGGAAAGCCTGCTGAAGCTGAACCCGTGGCGGGACGGTGCGTCGTCGTCGGGCGCACCCGTGTTCCGCGACGGCTTCCTGTTGTTTCACGGCAAGCTCGAATCGACGGGCTGGACGCTTGCGTATGCGCTGTCGTGGACCGACATCGCGGCCGGCGTCGCGCATTCTGCCGGTATGCTCGGTGCCGCGACATTGCTCGCGCTCATGGTCATGTGGGGGCTGCTGCTGCGCTTTCATCGGCGAGAGTTCGTGCCGCTTTACACGCGTTCGCAGCGCGTGTTCGACAGCGAAGCGCTGTGCCGCAGCGTGATCGAGATGGCGCCGATCGGGCTCGGGCTGATCGCGCGCGACGACGGGCGTTTCATGCTCGCGAGCCCTGCGCTCACGGACATGGTTGGGCGGATCGGCGGCGACTATCATGCGCTGTCGAGCCAGGTGGCCGACGCATGGCAGGCGCGCGGCGACGCAGGCGGCGTGCTGCACGACGACCTCCTGGTGGGGGGCGTGGAAGCCGCGCATCTGCACCTCGAATTCATTGCGTGCGGCGCACGCTATCAGGGAACGGACGTGCTGATCGCCGCGGTCGCCGACATGACCGCCAAGCGGCAGCTTGTGCAGCAACTGGAAGAGGCCGTGCGCGCGGCCGATTCGGCCAACGCCGCGAAATCGTCGTTCCTCGCGGCGATGAGCCACGAGATCCGTACGCCGCTGAACGTGATTCTCGGCAACCTTGAACTGCTCGAGCGCTCGGCGCTCGACGCGACCCAGCATGATCGCGTGCACACGTTGCGCACGTCGGCGACGAGCCTGCTCGCGCTCGTCAGCGACATTCTCGATTTCTCGAAGATCGAGGCCGGTGCGATGTCGGTCGAATCGATCGAGTTCGACGTGATCGCGACGGTCGAGCGCGAGTTGAATGCGTTCGCGACGATCGCGAAGGCGAAGGGGGTACAGCTATTCTGCGAGATCCATGCGAGCAGTACGCAACAGATGCGCGGCGATCCGACCCGGTTCGCGCAAGTGCTCCGCAACCTGCTGAGCAACGCGCTCAAGTTTACCGATGTCGGCCGCGTGACCGTACGCGTCGCGGTCGTTGCCGAAAGGCACGACACGCCGGAGCTGTCGGTCGAGGTCGAGGACACCGGCATCGGCATCGCCGCTGAACATCGACGCAAGCTGTTCAACGCGTTTTCGCAGGTCGACACATCGATCACACGGCGTTACGGGGGCACGGGGCTTGGGCTTGCGCTGTGCGACCGGCTCGTCGCGGCGATGGGCGGCCGCATCGAAGTGGCGAGCGGACCGGGCGCCGGCAGCCGTTTCACGGTGCTTCTGCCGCTCGGCCTGGACGTCGTCGCACTCGACCGGCCGCGCACGGCTCGCGCACACCGGCTGACACTGATCGCCGCACATCCCGGGTGGCGCGATTTTGCGTTGCCGCATCTGCGCGCATGGGGATTCGACGTCAGCGTGTACAACAGCCCGTCGAGTCTGCCGGCCGGCACCGCACGACGCGGCGCGGTCGTGCTGTTCGGCGATTCCGACACATGGTCGCACGCGGATCTGGCCAGCCTGAGCGATTGCGCACCGCTGATACTCGCGATACCCGACGGCCCGCTCGAACCGTATCGCGCGGGTGGCACGGTACGCGTATCGAGTTATTCGCTCGGCGGCTTGCGCGCTGCGCTGGCGCTCGGCGGCCCGATGCGAGACGAAAGCGGGATTGGTGCCGTATCGGGCGATGCCCCGCGGCGTGACGATTCGCCCGCACGCGATTCGGCGACGGCCGAAATGTCGTGCGACGCGGCCGCGCGCGGCAGTCGTGCATTGCGCGTGCTCGTCGCCGACGACGAAACCATCAACGGCTCGATTTTCAGCGAACAGTTGTGCGCGCTCGGCTGCACGGCAACCGAGGTCGGATCGGGGCATGCGGCGCTCGAATTGCTGGCTGGCGACGACTGGGACGTGCTGTTGATCGGCGACGATCTGCCCGACATGCGCGCGCACCAACTGGCGGAAGCGGCGCGCGGCGTCGATCCCGCGTGCGACGTACTGGTCGTGACGTCTCATCTGACGCCCGAAAGCATGCACCGCTGCACGACAGCGGGTGTGCGACGCGTATTGACGAAACCCGTGACGCTCAGGCACCTGCGCGGCGCGCTTGCGCATGCGCGGCAGCGGCGTGCCGCGACTCCGGCGCAGGAGCCATGCGCGGCCGCGTGCCCATTGGGCTCAACCAATCATGAAACGGTGTTGCATGACAAGTAA
- a CDS encoding fimbrial protein: MEHENMRFKYLFISMIFFASWIHSNPSLAQTNLCRFGNGNVNDYQRFFSFGNVLVSHDTPNGAVLATTTVEPVMDYVCGANPGPPGGYQTYFNGGGYSSNIPGVFYLKMNIAGPNADSSLGLRFSNLDTGEIMMVPYGTAQDWAPANPTTKPIEGRFRVKVELIKLSDHIYNAKLPWVTVGAWNTGIVSRGNPHSRAQYQFYWLNNNGKLIVMPNTCTVTTPSVNVPLQPVAASKLNAVGVTAGDKEFNIGLNCKSGSKVYVTLTDLTDQSNTGNQLTLTPDSSAKGVKLRILRNGQPVSYGPDSIAIGNTNQWLVGPSATTTSIPLSAQYIATGQVSGGTVKGVATFTMSYQ; this comes from the coding sequence ATGGAACATGAAAACATGAGATTCAAATATCTTTTTATTTCCATGATTTTCTTTGCAAGCTGGATTCATTCTAATCCCAGCCTCGCGCAAACCAATCTTTGCCGTTTCGGCAACGGAAATGTGAACGATTACCAGCGATTTTTCAGCTTCGGCAATGTGCTTGTCTCCCATGACACACCGAACGGTGCCGTTCTGGCGACCACGACGGTGGAACCGGTAATGGATTATGTCTGCGGAGCCAACCCGGGCCCGCCGGGAGGATACCAAACCTATTTCAACGGTGGCGGGTACAGCTCGAACATTCCCGGAGTGTTTTACCTTAAGATGAATATAGCAGGTCCCAACGCCGATAGCTCGCTGGGATTGCGCTTCAGCAATCTTGATACCGGAGAGATCATGATGGTGCCTTACGGCACCGCTCAGGATTGGGCCCCCGCGAATCCGACGACCAAGCCGATTGAAGGCCGATTTCGCGTCAAAGTCGAATTAATCAAGCTCAGCGACCATATATATAATGCGAAGCTACCGTGGGTAACCGTGGGCGCCTGGAACACAGGCATAGTAAGCCGTGGAAATCCACACTCCAGAGCCCAATATCAGTTTTACTGGCTGAACAACAACGGAAAACTGATCGTCATGCCGAACACCTGCACGGTCACCACGCCGTCGGTCAATGTGCCATTGCAGCCCGTCGCGGCAAGCAAACTCAATGCTGTTGGCGTGACAGCGGGGGATAAGGAATTCAATATCGGTTTGAACTGTAAATCCGGGTCGAAGGTTTACGTGACACTGACCGATTTGACCGATCAGAGCAATACCGGCAATCAATTGACCCTCACGCCCGATTCGTCGGCGAAAGGCGTGAAGCTTCGCATCCTGAGAAACGGGCAGCCCGTCAGTTACGGTCCGGATTCCATCGCCATTGGCAATACCAACCAATGGCTTGTCGGGCCGTCCGCGACAACGACCAGCATTCCGCTGTCCGCGCAATACATCGCGACCGGCCAGGTGTCCGGCGGAACGGTCAAGGGTGTCGCGACGTTCACGATGAGCTATCAGTAA
- a CDS encoding response regulator, whose product MDEFFVRVMVADDHPASALGMSQSLQGNSTIKLVGTVSNSTDLVAALDAQQSDVLVLDYVMPGGKYGDGLVLLSFLQRRYPALHIVTITMIDNPSVLRAIHSQGVSCILSKSDAISHLIGAVHAAYVGANYMSPYIKQLLQDIESEPTARALTSREIEVVRLFGAGYTVGEIAAQLHRSKQTISSQKSSAMKKLGIVRDADLIRYNDEQKLAGASDDDSAST is encoded by the coding sequence ATGGACGAATTCTTTGTGCGCGTGATGGTGGCCGACGATCATCCGGCGTCCGCGCTCGGCATGTCGCAGTCGCTGCAAGGCAACAGCACGATCAAGCTTGTGGGCACCGTTTCGAACTCGACGGACCTGGTCGCGGCGCTCGACGCGCAGCAGAGCGACGTGCTCGTGCTCGACTACGTGATGCCGGGCGGCAAGTACGGCGACGGGCTCGTGCTGCTGTCGTTCCTGCAGCGCCGCTATCCGGCGCTGCATATCGTGACGATCACGATGATCGACAATCCGAGCGTGCTGCGCGCGATTCACAGCCAGGGCGTGAGCTGCATCCTCAGCAAGTCGGACGCGATCTCGCACCTGATCGGCGCCGTGCATGCCGCGTATGTCGGTGCGAACTACATGTCGCCGTACATCAAGCAGCTCCTGCAGGACATCGAATCCGAGCCCACTGCCCGCGCACTGACGTCGCGCGAGATCGAGGTTGTCCGGTTGTTCGGCGCGGGCTACACGGTGGGAGAGATCGCCGCGCAGCTCCATCGCAGCAAGCAAACCATCAGTTCGCAGAAGTCGAGCGCAATGAAGAAACTCGGGATCGTTCGCGACGCGGATCTGATCCGTTACAACGATGAGCAAAAACTCGCCGGCGCGTCCGACGACGATTCCGCGTCGACGTGA
- a CDS encoding fimbrial protein encodes MKLAFSSIAALTIAAAAALPAVSHAADGTITINGKIGTQTCTIDGNGTGNKDFTVALPKVSTSALASGGMTAGRTPFKIGLKNCSPATGNVYTHFEPGTTVNSTTGQLINAAGTAKNVEIGLLNGDTTNIGVGKADENSKIVALSNGAAELPYYAQYVATGGAAGQGTVNTSVMYSIMYQ; translated from the coding sequence ATGAAACTCGCATTCTCCAGCATCGCCGCTCTCACCATCGCTGCCGCGGCAGCACTGCCGGCCGTATCGCACGCGGCAGACGGCACGATCACCATCAACGGCAAGATCGGCACGCAGACCTGCACGATCGACGGCAACGGCACCGGCAACAAGGACTTCACCGTCGCGCTGCCGAAGGTGTCGACGTCGGCGCTCGCATCGGGCGGGATGACGGCCGGCCGCACGCCGTTCAAGATCGGCCTGAAGAACTGCTCGCCGGCGACGGGTAATGTTTACACGCACTTCGAGCCGGGTACCACGGTCAACTCGACGACCGGTCAACTGATCAACGCAGCGGGGACGGCAAAGAACGTCGAAATCGGTCTGCTCAACGGCGACACGACCAACATCGGGGTCGGCAAGGCCGATGAAAACTCGAAGATCGTCGCACTGTCGAACGGCGCCGCGGAACTCCCTTACTACGCGCAGTACGTCGCGACGGGTGGTGCCGCAGGTCAGGGTACGGTGAACACGTCGGTGATGTACTCGATCATGTATCAGTAA